The Streptomyces sp. NBC_00440 genome contains a region encoding:
- a CDS encoding DUF979 domain-containing protein produces MIKSEYFFWLVGAVFLVMAAQMTGDRTNPRRFGSASFWGLLGASFFYSTGVVDKSLPAEPLGAAVLVLIVLGGFGLTGKGTPHTPPREERAASAARLGNKLFLPALTIPVVAMLCATLLKKVKIGGEPVLEPGYETILGLGIGAIAALVVGMIVLRERRITVPLHAGRNMLESMGWALVLPQLLAVLGTIFQTAGVGDQVGRITEAILPDGQRFIAVLVYCCGMVLFTIVMGNAFAAFPVMTAAVGWPVLIQQMHGSIPAILAIGMLCGFCGTLVTPMAANFNLVPAALLELDDQYGPIKAQLPTAAALLVCNIAVLALFAF; encoded by the coding sequence GTGATCAAGTCCGAGTACTTCTTCTGGCTGGTCGGCGCGGTCTTCCTGGTGATGGCGGCGCAGATGACCGGCGACCGCACCAACCCCAGGCGCTTCGGTTCGGCGTCCTTCTGGGGCCTTCTGGGCGCCTCCTTCTTCTACTCGACCGGTGTGGTCGACAAATCGCTTCCTGCCGAGCCGCTCGGTGCCGCCGTCCTGGTGCTGATCGTCCTCGGCGGCTTCGGCCTCACCGGCAAGGGCACACCGCACACACCGCCCCGCGAGGAGCGGGCCGCTTCGGCCGCGCGGCTCGGCAACAAGCTGTTCCTCCCGGCCCTCACCATCCCGGTCGTCGCGATGCTCTGCGCGACGCTGCTGAAGAAGGTGAAGATCGGCGGCGAACCTGTCCTGGAGCCGGGGTACGAGACGATCCTGGGCCTCGGTATCGGGGCAATCGCCGCGCTGGTGGTCGGCATGATCGTCCTGCGCGAGCGCCGCATCACGGTCCCCCTGCACGCCGGGCGCAACATGCTCGAATCCATGGGGTGGGCCCTGGTGCTGCCCCAACTGCTCGCGGTGCTCGGGACCATCTTCCAGACGGCGGGCGTCGGCGACCAGGTCGGACGGATCACCGAGGCGATCCTTCCGGACGGCCAGCGTTTCATCGCGGTGCTCGTCTACTGCTGCGGCATGGTCCTGTTCACGATCGTCATGGGCAATGCCTTCGCAGCCTTCCCCGTCATGACAGCGGCGGTCGGCTGGCCCGTCCTGATCCAGCAGATGCACGGCAGTATCCCGGCGATCCTCGCCATCGGGATGCTGTGCGGCTTCTGCGGCACCCTCGTCACGCCGATGGCCGCCAACTTCAACCTGGTCCCGGCCGCGCTGCTGGAACTGGACGACCAGTACGGGCCCATCAAGGCCCAACTGCCCACGGCGGCGGCGCTCCTTGTCTGCAACATCGCCGTCCTCGCGCTGTTCGCCTTCTGA
- a CDS encoding DUF2891 domain-containing protein: protein MPPTSPVPASVLPREYARPFAELALHNVVREYPNAPAHLYAGPEEIVAPRELHPAFYGSYDWHSTVHMHWLLVRLLRRFGPAAHGGDRSGADALPATTASRITEVLDVHLTPANIAVEAAYLRRRPSFERPYGWAWLVALAAECRALGGAAGDRWADALAPAVDAVGDLLQSWLAKATYPVRHGVHNNSAFGLGLVLDAGERAGLARPVLDAAAGRLTDWFAGDHDAPLHWEPSGQDFLSPALTEAHAMLRVLPAADFPGWLAGFVPALTSGDPCSLLTPPVISDYADPQIGHLLGLTMSRAAGLRAIAAALPAGPAREAVEESVAAHLAVGLPAVSSGEFNSDHWLATYAALALDTPPGH from the coding sequence ATGCCCCCCACCTCCCCGGTCCCGGCCTCCGTGCTGCCCCGTGAGTACGCGCGTCCGTTCGCGGAGCTGGCGCTCCACAACGTGGTGCGCGAGTACCCGAACGCCCCGGCCCACCTGTACGCAGGCCCTGAGGAGATCGTCGCGCCGCGCGAGCTGCACCCCGCGTTCTACGGGTCGTACGACTGGCACTCCACCGTGCACATGCACTGGCTGCTCGTCCGGCTGCTGCGCCGCTTCGGCCCGGCCGCGCACGGCGGGGACCGGAGCGGCGCGGACGCGCTGCCCGCGACCACGGCGAGCCGGATCACCGAGGTGCTGGACGTCCATCTGACCCCCGCCAACATCGCGGTCGAGGCCGCCTATCTGCGCCGCCGCCCGTCGTTCGAACGCCCCTACGGCTGGGCCTGGCTGGTGGCGCTCGCCGCCGAATGCCGGGCGCTTGGCGGCGCGGCGGGCGACCGGTGGGCCGACGCGCTCGCCCCCGCCGTGGACGCCGTCGGGGATCTGCTCCAGTCCTGGCTGGCCAAGGCTACGTATCCGGTCCGGCACGGAGTGCACAACAACAGCGCCTTCGGGCTCGGGCTCGTCCTGGACGCGGGCGAGCGGGCCGGGCTCGCCCGTCCGGTGCTGGACGCGGCGGCCGGCCGGCTGACCGACTGGTTCGCCGGGGACCACGACGCGCCGCTCCACTGGGAACCCTCCGGCCAGGACTTCCTGTCGCCCGCGCTGACCGAGGCGCACGCGATGCTGCGGGTCCTGCCGGCCGCGGATTTCCCCGGCTGGCTCGCCGGTTTCGTACCGGCGCTGACCAGCGGTGACCCGTGCTCCCTGCTCACCCCGCCGGTGATCTCGGACTACGCCGACCCGCAGATCGGGCATCTGCTCGGCCTCACCATGAGCCGGGCGGCGGGGCTGCGCGCCATCGCGGCCGCGCTGCCCGCGGGACCGGCGCGCGAGGCCGTGGAGGAGTCGGTCGCGGCCCATCTGGCGGTGGGGCTCCCGGCTGTCTCGTCGGGCGAATTCAACTCCGACCACTGGCTGGCGACGTATGCCGCGCTGGCCCTGGACACACCGCCCGGACACTGA
- a CDS encoding DUF969 domain-containing protein, translating to MIVLLGVLVVILGFATRRNPLLVVGAAGIVTGLLGKMSPQEVLAAFGTSFASSRSVTVFVITLPVIGLLERYGLQEQARNLIGRLGSLTTGRFLALYLLIRQLTASVGLTSIGGPAQSVRPLIAPMAEAAAETRAGGPLPKRLREKIRSHASGADTIGMFFGEDCFIAIGSILLITGFVNSTYNQHLEPLSLALWAIPSAVCAFLIHGARLLHLDRVLERELAVVAAENELAAHTATARRPEDLT from the coding sequence GTGATCGTTCTCCTCGGCGTGCTTGTGGTGATCCTCGGATTCGCCACGCGCCGCAACCCCCTCCTCGTGGTGGGCGCCGCCGGCATCGTGACCGGACTGCTCGGCAAGATGTCGCCGCAGGAAGTGCTGGCCGCGTTCGGCACCAGTTTCGCCTCGTCCCGTTCCGTCACCGTCTTCGTCATCACCCTCCCGGTCATCGGGCTCCTGGAGCGCTACGGCCTTCAGGAACAGGCCCGCAACCTCATCGGACGACTCGGCTCGCTGACCACCGGCCGGTTCCTCGCCCTCTATCTGCTCATCCGCCAGCTGACCGCCTCCGTCGGACTGACCAGCATCGGCGGTCCCGCGCAGAGCGTGCGCCCGCTGATCGCCCCGATGGCCGAGGCCGCCGCAGAGACCAGGGCGGGCGGTCCGCTGCCGAAGCGGCTCCGCGAGAAGATCCGCTCGCACGCCTCGGGCGCCGACACCATCGGCATGTTCTTCGGCGAGGACTGCTTCATAGCCATCGGCTCGATCCTGCTGATCACCGGCTTCGTCAACTCGACGTACAACCAGCACCTCGAACCGCTCAGCCTCGCCCTCTGGGCCATCCCCTCCGCGGTCTGCGCCTTCCTCATCCACGGCGCGCGGCTGCTGCATCTGGACCGGGTGCTGGAGCGTGAACTGGCCGTCGTCGCCGCCGAGAACGAACTCGCCGCCCACACCGCAACCGCACGCCGTCCCGAGGACCTCACGTGA